Proteins encoded together in one Camelina sativa cultivar DH55 chromosome 9, Cs, whole genome shotgun sequence window:
- the LOC104714804 gene encoding uncharacterized protein LOC104714804 gives MELNLVLLLCIALIFVVDTTKGNGDHHHQAQVDSNLTDTSTRFVGGSVVNNVTVNSKSMIHDSKNSTSDDDTQTLLGDGSKMIDGGDTTTSGGKSEQAKVASDGSETTKEEEEEAVSNSSRKKQGFHGEECDPSNMCTDQEHEFVACLRVPGNDAPDLSLLIQNKGKRALLVTIAAPGFVRLEKNSVQLLQNEDTKVKVSIKKGGSNDSAIVLTSSKGHCSLELKDLAVAHETESEDTVSVSRPSILNIRPRTLIVVIMISFLVLSLVVIPVIIHVCKNKSGGNNKYQRLDMELPVSNPAVVTKSDKESGDDGWNNNWGDDWDDENGDGDEEQPNTPVLPLTPSVSSRGLAPRRLSKEGWKD, from the exons ATGGAGTTGAATCTCGTTTTGCTTCTCTGTATAGCTTTGATTTTCGTCGTTGATACTACTAAG GGTAAtggagatcatcatcatcaggcaCAAGTAGATTCCAATTTGACGGATACTAGTACTAGATTTGTTGGTGGGTCTGTTGTTAACAATGTTACTGTTAATTCCAAGAGTATGATACATGATTCCAAAAACTCGACCAGTGATGATGATACACAGACACTCTTGGGTGATGGATCTAAGATGATTGATGGTGGAGATACTACTACTAGTGGTGGTAAGAGTGAGCAAGCGAAAGTAGCGAGTGATGGAAGTGAAACCactaaggaggaggaggaggaggctgtGAGCAACTCTTCAAGGAAGAAACAAGGGTTTCATGGTGAAGAATGTGATCCATCTAATATGTGTACTGATCAGGAACATGAGTTTGTCGCTTGTCTCCGAGTTCCTGGTAACG ATGCGCCTGATCTCTCACTCTTAATCCAAAACAAAGGCAAAAGGGCTTTGCTTGTAACTATAGCTGCTCCGGGTTTTGTCCGGTTAGAGAAGAACAGTGTTCAGCTCCTGCAAAACGAAGACACAAAG GTGAAAGTTTCTATTAAGAAGGGAGGGTCCAACGATAGCGCCATTGTACTAACATCGAGCAAAGGCCATTGCAGCCTTGAACTAAAGGATTTGGCTGTAGCGCATGAAACAGAAAGCGAGGATACAGTTTCTGTTTCTCGTCCTTCAATCCTCAATATCCGTCCGCGGACACTCATTGTCGTCATCATGATCTCCTTCCTCGTTCTCTCCCTTGTCGTCATCCCAGTGATCATTCATGTTTGCAAGAACAAGTCAGGGGGAAACAACAAATACCAGAGGCTCGATATGGAATTGCCAGTCTCGAACCCAGCGGTGGTGACAAAATCTGATAAAGAAAGTGGTGATGACGGGTGGAACAATAACTGGGGAGATGATTGGGACGATGAAAATGGAGATGGAGACGAAGAACAGCCGAATACTCCCGTGTTGCCGCTGACACCGAGTGTCTCCTCAAGAGGGCTTGCTCCTAGAAGACTCAGTAAAGAAGGTTGGAAAGATTAG